A region of Pseudomonas cavernicola DNA encodes the following proteins:
- a CDS encoding tRNA-binding protein: protein MQTIDWQDFERVELRVGTIRSAKPNEKARKPAYVLEVDLGPLGVKTSSAQLTALYAADSLIGRQVLCVCNFAPKSIAGVRSEILVTGAYDAENRVVLASFEHSLPNGSRLA, encoded by the coding sequence ATGCAGACTATCGATTGGCAGGATTTCGAGCGTGTGGAACTACGCGTCGGCACCATCCGCAGCGCAAAACCCAACGAGAAAGCGCGCAAGCCCGCCTATGTGCTGGAAGTCGACCTCGGCCCACTCGGAGTGAAAACCTCCAGCGCGCAACTCACCGCCCTTTATGCAGCTGATAGCCTAATCGGCCGCCAAGTGCTCTGCGTGTGCAATTTTGCGCCGAAATCGATTGCCGGCGTGCGCTCGGAGATTCTCGTCACCGGCGCGTACGACGCGGAGAATCGCGTGGTCTTGGCCAGCTTCGAGCATTCCCTACCGAATGGCAGCCGCCTGGCCTAA
- a CDS encoding sensor domain-containing diguanylate cyclase: protein MSFHHAWLDDVRPNPYADQLALGFRLLRFVRPLEREYRAHMREDGFDLKRIALSVGMVIWLAFAGLDSFLIQTQPLWWMLAVRLGVLLLLLACGGLMLQRRHTQLLVPLSLTCIGALGLGSAAVVAIAHTVDPNYPYEGVLLVCMAAYFLVGLRLSEALASSLVLLLAYVGFELLAGLPIPRLVNNVLFLLFGNLMGALGCYLLEFKSREHFLVSRLMRVLAERDSLTGLHNRRSFNRQLERLWRQAQRESQPLALLLCDIDHFKAYNDRYGHQAGDNVLQRVGTVFSEAARRPFDMSVRLGGEEFAVLLYDITEEQARQRAEILRAALEHLDIRHERSDTASMVTMSIGVACLRPADGGEIAKLYEHADRALYEAKAFGRNQVVA, encoded by the coding sequence GTGTCGTTCCATCATGCCTGGCTAGACGATGTCCGCCCCAATCCGTATGCCGATCAGTTAGCGCTTGGTTTCCGCCTGCTGCGCTTCGTCCGTCCGTTGGAGCGTGAGTACCGCGCCCATATGCGCGAGGACGGCTTCGACCTCAAACGCATTGCGCTAAGCGTCGGCATGGTCATCTGGCTGGCGTTTGCCGGCCTCGACTCATTCCTGATCCAAACCCAGCCACTCTGGTGGATGCTTGCCGTGCGTTTGGGCGTGCTCTTGCTGCTGCTGGCCTGCGGCGGGCTGATGCTGCAACGCCGGCATACACAGCTGTTGGTGCCCTTGAGCCTGACCTGCATCGGGGCGCTCGGGCTGGGTTCGGCGGCCGTCGTGGCGATCGCCCACACGGTCGATCCGAACTATCCCTATGAAGGTGTGCTGCTGGTCTGCATGGCGGCTTACTTTCTGGTCGGCCTGCGGCTTTCCGAGGCGCTCGCCAGCTCCCTGGTGCTGCTGCTGGCCTATGTCGGCTTTGAGCTGCTGGCCGGTTTGCCGATCCCACGGCTGGTCAACAATGTACTGTTTCTGTTGTTTGGCAACCTGATGGGGGCGCTGGGTTGTTACCTCTTGGAGTTCAAGTCGCGGGAGCATTTCCTGGTCAGCCGGCTGATGCGCGTGCTGGCTGAGCGCGATAGCCTCACCGGGCTGCACAACCGGCGCAGTTTCAACCGCCAACTAGAACGTCTGTGGCGCCAGGCCCAGCGGGAAAGCCAGCCCTTGGCCCTGCTGCTCTGCGATATCGACCACTTCAAGGCCTACAACGACCGCTACGGTCACCAGGCCGGGGACAACGTCTTGCAACGGGTTGGCACGGTATTCAGTGAGGCCGCGCGGCGACCGTTCGATATGTCGGTGCGCCTCGGCGGCGAAGAGTTCGCGGTGCTGCTCTATGACATCACCGAAGAGCAGGCGCGCCAGCGTGCCGAGATTCTGCGGGCAGCATTGGAGCATCTGGACATTCGCCATGAGCGTTCGGATACCGCCAGCATGGTCACCATGTCAATCGGCGTGGCCTGTCTGCGTCCGGCTGACGGTGGCGAGATAGCCAAGCTGTATGAGCACGCGGATCGCGCGCTGTATGAGGCCAAAGCCTTTGGCCGTAATCAGGTAGTGGCTTAG
- a CDS encoding MarR family transcriptional regulator has protein sequence MSHTDQHRFAMQLAQLSRSWRAELDRRLAGLGLSQARWLVLLHLARFSELPTQRELAQSVGVEGPTLARLLDSLEAQGLVRRQAVVEDRRAKKIALSPSARPLIEQIEAISTQLRLELFDGIDEEELRRCQQVHARILANLERR, from the coding sequence ATGTCGCACACTGATCAACATCGTTTTGCTATGCAGCTCGCCCAACTGTCGCGTTCTTGGCGCGCCGAGCTGGATCGGCGCCTGGCCGGGCTTGGCTTGTCCCAGGCACGTTGGCTCGTACTGTTGCACCTGGCACGTTTCAGCGAGTTGCCGACTCAGCGTGAGCTGGCGCAGAGCGTTGGGGTTGAAGGGCCGACCCTGGCGCGCTTGCTCGACAGTTTGGAAGCCCAGGGTTTGGTCCGCCGGCAGGCAGTAGTGGAAGATCGCCGGGCGAAGAAAATCGCTTTGAGCCCGTCAGCACGGCCCTTGATTGAGCAGATCGAGGCAATTTCCACCCAGCTGCGCCTGGAACTCTTCGATGGCATCGATGAGGAAGAACTCCGTCGCTGCCAGCAGGTGCATGCGCGGATTCTGGCAAACCTGGAGCGCCGTTAA
- a CDS encoding adenylate/guanylate cyclase domain-containing protein: MKPVHFERRHTDLPSLPLREYYSRVLAYIATAASIAAGTYVQYFGYDILWLVPYALLYPHLAHHLSQRFKGEHPRQTNLVLLFIDALHAGAGVALLGFSVVPSSMSLLILSFTALIVGGLRHLGLSLLIAVSGLVLTSVVVQPELKATTPTLVALVSVLFTTLYIGITAYFMHQQGIRLGVARSEIKREQEKAARLARNLAKYLSPQVWESIFSGKKSVRLETQRKKLTVFFSDIKGFTELSEELEAEALTDLLNTYLNEMSKITLKYGGTIDKFIGDCVMVFFGDPTSQGAKKDAVNAVSMAIAMRKHMKVLRQQWRAQGITKPLEIRMGLNTGYCTVGNFGADTRMDYTIIGRDVNLASRLENAAESGEILISHETYSLVKDVIMCRDKGQISVKGFTRPVQIYQVVDFRRDLGSTSSYVEHELPGFSMYLDTNGIQNFDKERVIQALNLAAEKLRDKVIL; encoded by the coding sequence ATGAAGCCAGTCCATTTCGAGCGCCGCCATACCGATCTACCGTCGCTACCTCTGCGCGAGTACTACTCCCGCGTACTGGCGTATATCGCCACGGCAGCCAGCATCGCGGCGGGCACTTATGTGCAATATTTCGGTTACGACATCCTCTGGCTTGTGCCCTATGCCCTGCTCTACCCACACCTGGCACATCACCTGAGTCAACGATTCAAGGGCGAGCATCCACGACAGACCAACCTGGTACTGCTGTTCATCGATGCCCTGCATGCCGGTGCCGGTGTGGCGTTACTGGGTTTTTCAGTCGTCCCGAGTTCGATGTCCCTGCTCATCCTGAGTTTCACCGCGTTGATCGTTGGCGGCCTGCGCCACCTCGGGCTATCGCTGTTGATCGCAGTCAGCGGGCTGGTACTGACCAGCGTCGTCGTCCAACCCGAATTGAAAGCCACCACGCCAACCCTGGTGGCGCTGGTCAGCGTGCTGTTCACCACGCTGTACATCGGCATTACCGCCTACTTCATGCACCAACAGGGCATCCGCCTCGGTGTCGCGCGCAGCGAGATTAAACGCGAGCAGGAAAAGGCCGCGCGGCTGGCGCGCAACCTGGCCAAATACCTGTCGCCACAAGTCTGGGAATCGATCTTCAGCGGCAAAAAGAGCGTGCGCCTGGAAACCCAGCGCAAGAAGCTCACGGTGTTCTTCTCCGACATCAAAGGCTTCACCGAGCTGTCCGAGGAGCTGGAAGCCGAGGCCCTGACCGATCTGCTCAACACCTACCTGAACGAGATGTCGAAGATCACCCTGAAATACGGTGGCACCATCGACAAGTTCATCGGTGACTGCGTGATGGTGTTCTTCGGCGATCCGACCAGCCAGGGCGCGAAGAAGGACGCGGTAAACGCGGTGTCCATGGCCATCGCCATGCGCAAGCATATGAAAGTGCTGCGTCAACAATGGCGTGCCCAGGGCATCACCAAACCGCTGGAAATCCGCATGGGCCTGAACACCGGCTACTGCACCGTCGGTAACTTTGGCGCCGACACGCGCATGGACTACACCATCATCGGCCGCGACGTGAACCTCGCCAGCCGCCTGGAAAACGCCGCCGAGTCCGGCGAGATCCTGATCTCCCACGAGACTTATTCGTTGGTGAAAGACGTGATCATGTGCCGCGACAAAGGCCAGATCAGCGTCAAAGGCTTCACCCGCCCGGTGCAGATCTATCAAGTGGTGGATTTCCGTCGCGACCTCGGCTCCACCTCCAGCTATGTCGAGCACGAACTGCCGGGCTTCTCCATGTACCTGGACACCAACGGCATCCAGAACTTCGACAAGGAGCGGGTGATCCAGGCGCTCAACCTGGCGGCCGAGAAGCTGCGCGACAAAGTGATTCTCTAA
- a CDS encoding helix-turn-helix transcriptional regulator → MSSILSLRQYSHDLIAHSHDHAQMVFGLIGQLDFEVAGHGSQVIRQSLVVVPGATHHACGSPSGSQCLVLDVPPTEWLQHTLGPHADSSRRLLEKPAALTLSPAQNQLVNWLAASPINDPVIAQQGAALLLASLATDCHSAGESQRLPLAALDTYIDQHAAHPLQVADLARLTGLSSARFHARFLSETGQTPMDYVRSRRLQQGLELLRGTQLAVGEIAAQVGYSSQSAFTAALAREFGATPRTLRRESRDNSR, encoded by the coding sequence ATGAGTTCGATTCTCTCCCTGCGCCAGTACAGCCATGACCTGATAGCCCACAGCCACGACCACGCCCAGATGGTGTTCGGCCTGATTGGCCAATTGGACTTTGAAGTCGCCGGGCATGGCAGCCAGGTCATCCGCCAAAGCCTGGTCGTGGTGCCCGGCGCGACCCACCATGCCTGCGGTAGCCCAAGTGGTAGCCAGTGCCTGGTGCTCGATGTGCCGCCCACCGAGTGGTTGCAGCACACCCTCGGCCCGCACGCAGACAGCAGTCGCCGCCTGCTGGAGAAACCCGCCGCCCTCACCCTCAGTCCGGCGCAAAACCAGTTGGTCAACTGGCTGGCCGCCAGCCCGATCAATGATCCGGTGATCGCTCAACAAGGCGCGGCCCTGCTCTTGGCCAGCCTGGCGACCGACTGCCACAGCGCCGGCGAAAGCCAGCGTCTGCCGCTCGCCGCGCTGGACACCTATATCGACCAACACGCCGCGCACCCGCTGCAGGTCGCCGACCTGGCACGCCTGACCGGCCTCTCTAGCGCGCGTTTTCACGCACGTTTTCTCAGTGAAACCGGGCAAACGCCGATGGACTACGTGCGCAGCCGTCGCCTGCAACAGGGCCTGGAACTGCTGCGCGGGACACAACTGGCGGTCGGTGAGATTGCCGCCCAGGTCGGCTACAGCTCGCAAAGCGCCTTCACCGCGGCCCTGGCCCGTGAGTTTGGCGCCACGCCTCGCACCCTGCGCCGCGAGTCGCGCGACAATTCCCGCTAG
- a CDS encoding DMT family transporter, translated as MNHRSALTALHCGALFFGFTGVLGKLAATTPAMIVFGRAAFAVLALAVFAGLITSTSWQRLKTSDWARLTLGGLLLAGHWVSFFISVKVAGVAIATLGFTSFPALTVILEGLIFRERIRRHEIILVVLVSVGLVLVTPDFNLDSGATVGLLWGVLSGLLFALLSLTNRAGSGKVAPVQAALCQNLVVAVCLLPFAAPILPTVQALDWLWLALLGVLCTGLAHSLFVASLDVLKARTAAVVFALEPVYGITFAWLIFAETPTLRMVAGGALIIFAIFLSARMGGTKHAAPVDGQVA; from the coding sequence ATGAACCACCGCTCAGCCCTAACCGCCCTGCATTGCGGCGCCCTGTTCTTTGGCTTTACCGGTGTACTCGGCAAACTTGCTGCGACTACGCCCGCCATGATCGTCTTCGGCCGCGCCGCGTTTGCCGTCCTTGCGTTGGCTGTATTTGCCGGGCTGATCACGAGCACATCCTGGCAACGCCTGAAAACCAGCGACTGGGCACGCCTGACGCTGGGTGGTTTGCTCTTGGCCGGACACTGGGTCAGTTTTTTCATTTCGGTGAAAGTGGCCGGTGTCGCCATCGCGACCCTGGGCTTCACCAGCTTTCCGGCACTCACGGTGATACTCGAAGGGCTGATCTTTCGCGAACGCATTCGCCGCCATGAAATCATCCTGGTTGTGCTGGTGAGTGTCGGCCTGGTGCTGGTCACGCCGGATTTCAACCTGGACAGCGGCGCCACGGTCGGGCTGCTCTGGGGCGTGCTTTCAGGCTTGCTCTTCGCGTTGCTATCACTGACCAATCGCGCCGGCTCCGGCAAAGTGGCTCCGGTGCAGGCAGCCCTCTGTCAGAACCTGGTCGTCGCGGTGTGCCTGCTGCCTTTCGCCGCGCCAATCCTACCCACGGTTCAAGCGCTGGATTGGCTATGGCTGGCATTGCTCGGCGTGCTCTGCACCGGCTTGGCCCACAGCCTGTTCGTCGCCAGCCTGGACGTACTCAAGGCGCGCACCGCAGCCGTGGTGTTCGCCCTGGAGCCGGTCTATGGCATCACCTTCGCCTGGTTGATCTTCGCGGAAACACCGACGCTGCGGATGGTCGCCGGCGGTGCGCTGATCATCTTCGCCATCTTCCTCTCGGCGCGGATGGGCGGCACCAAGCATGCCGCGCCGGTCGATGGCCAAGTGGCGTAG
- a CDS encoding SelT/SelW/SelH family protein → MSQPKPEVVITYCTQCQWLLRAAWLAQELLSTFSDDLGKVSLEPGTGGVFRITCDGVQIWERKADGGFPEAKVLKQRLRDQIDPARDLGHSDRVAPTGD, encoded by the coding sequence ATGAGTCAGCCGAAACCCGAAGTCGTAATCACTTACTGCACGCAGTGCCAATGGTTGCTGCGCGCGGCCTGGTTGGCGCAAGAGCTGCTCAGTACCTTTAGCGACGATCTCGGCAAGGTCAGCCTGGAGCCGGGCACTGGAGGGGTGTTTCGCATCACCTGCGACGGCGTGCAGATCTGGGAGCGTAAAGCCGATGGCGGCTTCCCCGAGGCCAAGGTGCTCAAGCAGCGGCTGCGGGATCAGATCGACCCGGCGCGCGATCTGGGTCACAGCGACCGGGTTGCGCCGACTGGGGATTGA
- a CDS encoding glycosyltransferase family 4 protein, translating to MRILIVSDAWLPQVNGVVTSLQALVAELRELGHLVKLLSPLEFRHRPCPSYPEVPLVWELWKVGAAIREFRPDCVHLATEGPVGWAARRWLVKRGLAFSTAIHTRFPEYLHTRWPWIPLAWGYAYLCAFHRSSQAVLVTTERLRSEFAGWGLQRLRLWRKGVDLRLFQPALAHTQPRQPVFLYVGRIAPEKNLEAFLRLELPGEKRVVGDGPQRAELEAGYPQVRFLGYRHGQALAQAYCEASVLVFPSRTDTYGLVMLEALACGTPVAAFPVAGPLDVLEAGVTGVLDEDLAKACLAALELDRTGCAERAARQSWRASALEFLMQQPLLDGRPCEIGEVFVNP from the coding sequence ATGAGAATCCTGATCGTCAGCGACGCCTGGCTGCCGCAAGTCAATGGCGTGGTGACCAGCCTGCAAGCGCTGGTCGCCGAGCTGCGTGAACTGGGGCATCTGGTCAAACTGCTGTCGCCGCTGGAGTTCCGCCACCGGCCGTGTCCGTCTTACCCGGAAGTCCCGCTGGTGTGGGAGCTGTGGAAGGTCGGCGCGGCGATCCGCGAGTTCCGCCCGGATTGCGTGCACCTGGCCACCGAAGGCCCGGTCGGCTGGGCGGCGCGACGTTGGTTGGTCAAGCGTGGTTTGGCCTTTTCCACGGCAATCCATACGCGCTTTCCGGAATACCTCCACACGCGTTGGCCATGGATTCCGCTGGCCTGGGGTTATGCCTATCTGTGCGCCTTTCACCGATCGAGTCAGGCCGTGCTGGTGACGACCGAGCGCTTGCGCAGTGAGTTCGCCGGGTGGGGCTTGCAGCGTTTGCGGTTGTGGCGCAAGGGCGTGGATCTGCGCCTATTCCAACCGGCGCTGGCGCACACGCAGCCGAGACAACCGGTGTTTCTGTATGTCGGGCGGATCGCCCCGGAGAAGAACCTGGAGGCATTTCTTCGCCTCGAGCTGCCGGGGGAGAAGCGCGTGGTCGGCGACGGGCCACAGCGCGCAGAACTGGAGGCGGGTTATCCGCAGGTGCGTTTTCTCGGCTATCGGCATGGTCAGGCGTTGGCCCAGGCGTACTGTGAGGCCAGCGTGCTGGTCTTTCCCTCGCGTACCGACACCTATGGCTTGGTGATGTTGGAGGCGCTGGCCTGCGGCACGCCGGTCGCGGCCTTCCCGGTAGCCGGGCCGCTGGATGTGCTGGAGGCAGGCGTGACGGGTGTGCTGGATGAGGATTTGGCCAAGGCCTGCCTGGCGGCGCTGGAGTTGGACCGTACAGGCTGCGCCGAGAGGGCGGCGCGGCAGTCCTGGCGGGCCTCGGCGCTGGAGTTCCTGATGCAGCAGCCGTTGCTGGATGGTCGGCCTTGCGAAATAGGCGAGGTATTCGTCAACCCGTAG
- a CDS encoding DUF2804 domain-containing protein has protein sequence MDPLIQANGQPHYGIFPTAPSVINYRDFDFRSPMGRRLGPLAKWRRFHQFQYFGLISDQLIGGCALANLSLAGIGFVYLFHPASGRMIERQFKLPLGFGTRFSQQPNDGVCELRSGRNLLRLENHAASQEKRLLVELDDGTRIDACFTEATPAFQSMCINTPTAVNGWVYAQKVAGVRCTGQVKSALGDFDLAAIEAFAHHDWSAGYMRPETCWNWACLSGQAGAQRVGLNLSCGVNETSFTENCFWLDGELIKVDTVRFSYDREQPLQPWRIDSYDGQVALQFEARGLHQERMNLGVLASNFKQIFGQFRGVLRPHGRAAISIDNLWGFVEEQYVKW, from the coding sequence ATGGACCCACTGATCCAGGCCAACGGCCAGCCGCATTACGGTATCTTTCCTACCGCGCCCAGCGTGATCAATTACCGCGACTTCGACTTTCGTTCCCCCATGGGCCGTCGGCTGGGGCCACTGGCCAAGTGGCGGCGCTTTCACCAATTTCAGTACTTCGGCCTGATCAGCGATCAACTGATCGGTGGCTGCGCGCTGGCCAACCTCAGCCTGGCGGGGATCGGCTTCGTCTACCTGTTCCATCCCGCCAGCGGGCGGATGATCGAGCGGCAGTTCAAGTTACCGCTGGGGTTTGGCACGCGCTTCTCACAGCAGCCGAATGACGGCGTGTGTGAGCTGCGCAGTGGGCGCAATCTCCTGCGCCTGGAAAATCATGCTGCCTCGCAAGAGAAGCGGCTGCTGGTGGAGTTGGACGATGGCACGCGGATCGACGCCTGTTTTACCGAGGCCACACCGGCGTTTCAGTCGATGTGCATCAATACGCCTACCGCGGTGAACGGCTGGGTGTATGCGCAAAAAGTCGCCGGAGTGCGCTGCACCGGACAGGTCAAAAGCGCCCTGGGTGACTTCGACCTGGCAGCCATCGAGGCCTTTGCCCATCACGACTGGTCGGCTGGCTATATGCGCCCGGAGACCTGCTGGAACTGGGCCTGTTTGTCTGGCCAGGCCGGTGCGCAACGGGTGGGGCTGAACCTGTCCTGCGGGGTGAACGAGACCAGCTTTACCGAGAACTGTTTTTGGCTGGATGGCGAGCTGATCAAGGTCGATACGGTGCGCTTTAGCTATGACCGTGAGCAGCCGCTGCAGCCTTGGCGGATCGATTCTTACGATGGTCAGGTGGCATTGCAGTTCGAGGCGCGTGGCTTACACCAGGAGCGGATGAATCTGGGCGTGCTGGCCAGCAACTTCAAGCAGATCTTCGGCCAGTTCCGTGGCGTGTTGCGGCCGCACGGGCGAGCGGCAATCAGCATCGACAATCTCTGGGGCTTTGTTGAAGAGCAATATGTGAAGTGGTGA
- a CDS encoding UDP-2,3-diacylglucosamine diphosphatase, with the protein MSSAELVKPSRKQRVRTLWISDVHLGTRDCQAEHLSQFLKRYQADKVYLVGDIIDGWRLRSGIFWPQAHTNVIRRLLTMSKRGTEVIYVTGNHDEFLRRYSKLVLGNIQLVDEAEHVTADGRRLLIVHGDQFDVITRYHRWLAFLGDSAYEITLTLNRWLNHWRRRYGYGYWSLSAYLKHKVKSAVNFISDFEEAIAHECVKRGFNGVVCGHIHHAEIRQMGEVEYMNCGDWVESCTALIEHLDGTIELYRLADDQARLAQQDAKQLLAVEPAA; encoded by the coding sequence ATGAGCAGCGCTGAGCTTGTCAAACCCAGTCGTAAGCAACGCGTCCGTACCCTCTGGATCTCGGATGTCCACCTAGGCACCCGCGATTGCCAGGCCGAGCATTTGTCGCAGTTTCTCAAACGTTATCAGGCGGACAAGGTCTACCTGGTCGGCGACATCATCGACGGTTGGCGGTTGCGCAGCGGGATATTCTGGCCGCAGGCGCACACCAACGTGATCCGCCGCTTACTGACCATGAGCAAGCGCGGCACCGAGGTTATCTACGTCACCGGCAACCATGACGAGTTTCTCCGTCGTTACTCCAAACTGGTACTGGGCAATATTCAACTGGTCGACGAGGCAGAGCACGTCACGGCTGACGGCCGCCGCCTGCTGATCGTGCATGGCGACCAGTTCGACGTTATCACCCGCTACCACCGCTGGCTGGCCTTTCTCGGTGATTCGGCTTACGAAATCACCCTGACCCTGAATCGCTGGCTCAATCATTGGCGCCGCCGTTACGGCTATGGCTACTGGTCGCTCTCGGCCTACCTCAAGCACAAGGTCAAAAGTGCGGTAAACTTTATCAGCGACTTCGAGGAGGCCATCGCCCACGAATGCGTCAAACGGGGCTTCAATGGCGTGGTCTGCGGGCATATTCATCATGCCGAAATCCGCCAGATGGGCGAGGTGGAATACATGAACTGTGGTGACTGGGTGGAGTCCTGCACGGCCTTGATCGAGCATCTGGACGGTACGATCGAGTTGTATCGCCTGGCCGATGATCAGGCGCGCTTGGCTCAGCAGGACGCCAAGCAACTCCTGGCAGTCGAGCCGGCGGCATGA